The Parus major isolate Abel chromosome 5, Parus_major1.1, whole genome shotgun sequence genome contains a region encoding:
- the LOC107205984 gene encoding protein Daple-like, producing MDVTVSELLELFLQSPLVTWVKTFGDLGSEDQDNLGVYMDLVDGVVLNKIMLQIDPRPTNQRVNKHVNNDTYLRVQNLTILIRNIKTYYQVRFLLSAN from the exons ATGGACGTGACCGTCTCcgagctcctggagctcttcCTGCAGAGCCCCTTAGTGACCTGG GTGAAAACCTTCGGGGACCTGGGGAGCGAGGACCAGGACAACCTCGGGGTGTACATGGACCTGGTGGATGGCGTCGTCCTGAACAAAATCATGCTGCAAAT AGATCCTCGACCAACCAACCAACGTGTCAACAAGCACGTAAATAATGATACCTATCTTCGGGTTCAAAACCTGACCATCTTGATCAGAAACATTAAGACTTACTATCAGGTGagatttctgctctctgctaaTTAA